The sequence AGATTTGTCTTTTTGTGGGTTATTGGTAATATCAACAAATTTAGactgaaaatttctaataataatttaaaaaatacttgatagacaaaaggcacatgattatGCCATAGTAcccaagaaaatattacaaagtttAGCAGGCCTAGAGAGCTACACATACCATAATATTCGACCGAGAGCCGAGATCACCACCAACGTAATCCACGATATTCAAGCTCACTTctggtataaaaaaatatatattctagcATTAGAGTGAGACCACTTGGTATTTGCATGATTGACAGCTGGCTCCACCCAAGAATACCTCGTGGTTAACTAAATTCTTAACAGTGACCTTTTCCAGCATCATAATCACCTTTTTTTTGTTAAGGGGTTATAAGGCAGTCAGTGATGGAAAAACACAACCAGAGGATCATCAAACAATTTGTTGTTATTCAATTAATGTTATGAAATGTTATATCACTGCTACTAATCTACTGCTTTGAAACTTGAGTATTTATTGTGTTTATgctattgtttagaaataaatttctctttgcGGCTGTTTatgatattcagttttaaaatacacgattatttttgaaaatgcgaACTCTGTGTATTCTTTTTTGAATCCTTTCCCTCAGTGTGACTTTCCAAATACactataatttgtataaaatacacATATTAATTCACAGGACCATTTGTCGGATATTTTGCGGAGAGATTCGGAATGAACAGAGTGTTAATCCTTGGAAGTATTCTGTCGGCCGTTGGAATTTCCGCCTGTTTCTTCGCcgagaatatttcaattttgactGTTTTCATTGGATTAATACATGGTAATAGTTTCAgcttaaaaattcttgatttccAACTCCTTTTCACTCTTACTCTATTTTACTTATTTGCTTACATATCCGCATTACGTTATATAACGTTTAAATTCAAATACtataattttcttgattaaatgCCCTTTTAAACTAAAGCTTATATTGCTGCGAATTAGCAATATTGTTTCTCTCCTCAAGAAGTTTTCTagtaaggaagatagttttacagatatgTCTTACAAATGTTGAATGGATGCCGGATGAATAACAACAAGCATTGGCGACAAATTTAGGGactatttggcgacaaaaatggaGGACTtcgaatattcaagaatcttgtCAATGGGTCAATTAAGAATCGAGTTTCAACTTTTGTTTAAAACACTCAGTGCTCAGACAGGGGAGCTCTAAAAAGCTGTCGAGCTGGAGTAGTTCAGTCGAGAGAAGTGAACAGCTGAAGGAAGTTTCTCTTTGGAATATTTATCTGCAGCGAGTTCTTTTTGAGCGCTTTGTGCTGTTGCGGTTTTTCAATAACGATTTACTGTTTGCGTATTGCTGTTTATTGTAAGTGCGGTTCTAGTGTACGTTTTCCTATGTTTAATTATCTGTGTTTATGTGCATTCTTGTATTTAATGCCCTCCGATAAAGCATCATTATCCGTTATAGAGCCAGTTGAATTCTTCATCATATACCGAtcggtaataatttttttatttttccgtaacaatatgatATAAGtaatagcatttattattaaaccATAAAAATACATCActgtaaaaatagattttgacaTACTCTGTATGGAtacaaatgtgtgtgtgtgtgctttgcAAATACATTGTAAGATATCACTAAAATATTCCATAACATATCGATTATTACGATTGCTCACAACAGCTCCTGCTACTTTCTTGTATCAACTGTAATGTTAATACCGAAAAGCATTTGGTACAGTACAACATGTAAACAAGAATGTGAACTATGGAATCAAGTCAGATCTTTGTGGCCAACAATTAAGTTATTGGGAGAGTGAAGGATTTGATTAAAGTTCCcttatccaaattttaaaagcGAGACTTTTACATAAGCGTAactaaataaatgtgatttaaaatatatttgaatgcggtataaagtaaattaaagaaaatgtaacttATGTTAATCAAGTCGCCTTCGTCGGTGGAGCAGATGGATTTTCTGGACGGAGGTAAGAAATAACGGTTTTACTAAATAAAACGACCTCCATCGGCTTGTGGAGGCTTTCCTATTTGGTGTCGCTTAGACCACATTACAAGTGGAGGTCCTTGCAGTAAAGATGACAAGCGTCGTCTTGCCCTCTTCACTCTTGTGTGGCGTTATTTCGCCCATCGTTCATCACCAAATGGCTTGGGCGGAATTGGTATCCTTACCATCTTACTTCCCTCATCAAGAAAGCACATCAGGTATGGAAATGAAAAATCTGGATTGTATGGAGGATGTACAAGGGTCTCTCAGCAAAAGTGCATTGTAGTTTTAACATATTTGGCAACAAGTGGGCTGGTATTAGCCTGCAACAGAATGATGCCAAAGTTCCCATGCACCACTGTGCATTAACTGTGGCACCGTTTCCTGAAAATCAATAAGTAGCAGGCCCTTACAGCGAAAGAAAAAGACCATCATGACTTTCTTGGAGCTGGCGTGCAcgactttggatttttttttggcaGGGAGGGGAGGGGAATCAATGTCATTCCATTGTTGGCTCTGATGCCTGTTCTCCGTCTCAAAATAATGACACCATGTTTTACCTCTCGTGACAGTATGGAACATGAAACGATATTTTTCATCGTGATGCCGTTGCAGTTATATTTACACACTCTTTTGCTACTGCTCCTCTGTCAAGCTGCGAGGAAGCCAATGTGCACAGATTTTCAGTAGACTCTATCACGATGACGTGAGAAATACCGTGAGTAATGCTCAAAATGACCAGATTGTCTTCCACCATTCGCCGTCGGTCTATTCTGATGGTAGCAACCActgcagcaacaacaacaaaaaatgacaCTCGACCTTCTCGGCATCGTTTATTTCACTCAAAAACATACGCACATAACATATTGGATATACACAGCAAACACATGGGCATGAAAAAATAACCGCATTATAGCATGTTGTCCTTCTTTTTTTGGCCTCGAGAGTGAAGCCGAACACACATATGACTCCCTGGCCTCCCTCCGAGTACGTTTAACTGTTAAATGACACAGCGGTGACCATTCGCGCAATTCATTCCTGATTCTCAATAGAAGGTGCTTCTACGCATAAAACTATCAATGTTATTTACTTCAACGCAGCGCTCGTTTTattcccccccccacacacatatacatgtacatacatacatatacattccACGTTACATGGTTTATTTCTGCtctttgaatacttttaaaagtatttctgactatttttttcattaaaagaattgataatattttaagtcGTAAACGAATAAAATgagaagaattattttgattacaaaaattaacAAGACATATGTGCTTGATTTATGCACATAACGATACTTATTAATCAAGATAGTAAATCAATAATTGGTAAAAAGAATTGTCTGTGATGCTCGTTAACTGATGAATCATcgtaaataattattactataacATTATAAGAAGAGTAAGCCACAAAATTTTCTTCTTGCGCATTACTGTCTCGTGAATTTCAAATCAAAGTTAcataataaaactttctttcttctAGGATCCGGAGTTGCCCTTAACAACACATTACTTGCTTTGCTTGTGAAGATTCATTTTAAGAAACATCTCACTCTAGCATTCGGAATTACACAAGCAGGTTCTTGCATCGGAGCATTCTTCACTCCTCCTCTTCTTTTGTGGATCTTCCGAAATTACGGTACATCCGGAGGGTTTCTTATCATAGGAGCGATGGTGCTTAACACCTTGCCTATCGTTATGATTATCAACATATTATCGCCTGATAGAACTTCGAGCAAGTCGGGCAACTCGGTGAAATCTAAAGAGTGCACGAAAGGACAATCAGGAACAGATGTAACTAAAACGGTCAGTTATTCTGAAGGTGAAGATAGTGATAAGACATATATCACtggtaatgaaaatgaaaaagacgTAAAGACGCGAGAAGAGAATGTTGTTCCCGAAATACAAAATAGTCCTGAAAGCGAGGATTTAACTTCTTTAATATTGAACAGATATAAATGTGATCACGCAGAAGTCGTAACAGATGGAACCAATAGTAAGTCAAAAGGTccttcaaatgaatttaatttctgcaGTATTTCAGGGAAAGCCGAGGGCTCAGAAACGGGAAAGGAAGCAATGGTGTTGGATGAATGGGAGATTATCTCAGAAAACAAACCGAAAACTATCACTCATGAAAAGGAAGATAAAGTGGACATTGATAGAAACATCAATGAATTCCGAAATTATTCTAAAGGAGAGTCAATTCCTCTCGTGGATATTCGAAGGAACACAACAGCAAACATTTCTGACGAAACTCTCCAACCTTCAACTGATCATACATATTCTAAgagtaaatgtaaaataaaagctgaaataaataataaaaatatattaggaaaTGTAAACGACTACGATCATAGTAAAGACAGTAACAGTGATGCACTTCCAAGTACTTCAGTGAAGAATATATCAGCTTCTAGATCTTCAGAATACTCTGCAAAGACTCAGTTGCAGTTAATGACAGAAACCGAAGAAGTTATTCCTCCGTTTCTCAGCCCTTTTAATCCAATATCTTCGGAAGTTACGTTGCCATGCAATCAAGAAATTAAtcacaaagaaatattaaaaactgataaaCAGCACTCACAAAGGGCAAAAAATGCCAATAGATCTCTGAGGATTTTTCTGGATGTAACGTTTTGGATTGTCGTAATAACCCAGAGTCTTCACGTTTTCATTCTTATAGTGTTTTGGACCACCATGATAGACTTCTCAAGGGACAAGAACATTGACAGAAGCATGGAGGTGTATTTGTTGATGGTTTTGCCCATAGCTGAAATAATAGGTCGCTTAGGACTGGGATGGATTACCGACAGCAATTACGTCACCAGAATAAATTTCTCTATCCTTTCTTTCATAATCATGGGTTGCTCTTGCTCACTTATGGCTTGGGCCCGAGaattttatatagtaataataagcatttttttattcggCATTATTTCCAGTGGACTCATAACCATGTTACCAATGATTGTATTTGAATTCTTCGATTCAACCAAGCATACGATGGGTCAGGCGTCAAGATATTGTCTTTTTGGTCCTCTCAGTTTCCTGAACGGCCCGCTGAtaggtaataaaaatttaatcattctttgaacatataaatttttattaagaattcttttaagaTGGTTTTGCTGAATTTTGTATGCTTCATGCTTATGGGGATGGaatttcgttattaa comes from Argiope bruennichi chromosome 2, qqArgBrue1.1, whole genome shotgun sequence and encodes:
- the LOC129955325 gene encoding uncharacterized protein LOC129955325 isoform X1; its protein translation is MEKLRFDSKISWFAAVACGCMNFLLMIPTKVSGLFFVEILDRYKVNRHLAGYPMFTVTLMRCSGGPFVGYFAERFGMNRVLILGSILSAVGISACFFAENISILTVFIGLIHGSGVALNNTLLALLVKIHFKKHLTLAFGITQAGSCIGAFFTPPLLLWIFRNYGTSGGFLIIGAMVLNTLPIVMIINILSPDRTSSKSGNSVKSKECTKGQSGTDVTKTVSYSEGEDSDKTYITGNENEKDVKTREENVVPEIQNSPESEDLTSLILNRYKCDHAEVVTDGTNSKSKGPSNEFNFCSISGKAEGSETGKEAMVLDEWEIISENKPKTITHEKEDKVDIDRNINEFRNYSKGESIPLVDIRRNTTANISDETLQPSTDHTYSKSKCKIKAEINNKNILGNVNDYDHSKDSNSDALPSTSVKNISASRSSEYSAKTQLQLMTETEEVIPPFLSPFNPISSEVTLPCNQEINHKEILKTDKQHSQRAKNANRSLRIFLDVTFWIVVITQSLHVFILIVFWTTMIDFSRDKNIDRSMEVYLLMVLPIAEIIGRLGLGWITDSNYVTRINFSILSFIIMGCSCSLMAWAREFYIVIISIFLFGIISSGLITMLPMIVFEFFDSTKHTMGQASRYCLFGPLSFLNGPLIGYFRDTVGSYSWLYHTLAVVSVACAALSALIPVLARIRDEKRKKKRTS
- the LOC129955325 gene encoding uncharacterized protein LOC129955325 isoform X2, translating into MEKLRFDSKISWFAAVACGCMNFLLMIPTKVSGLFFVEILDRYKVNRHLAGYPMFTVTLMRCSGGSGVALNNTLLALLVKIHFKKHLTLAFGITQAGSCIGAFFTPPLLLWIFRNYGTSGGFLIIGAMVLNTLPIVMIINILSPDRTSSKSGNSVKSKECTKGQSGTDVTKTVSYSEGEDSDKTYITGNENEKDVKTREENVVPEIQNSPESEDLTSLILNRYKCDHAEVVTDGTNSKSKGPSNEFNFCSISGKAEGSETGKEAMVLDEWEIISENKPKTITHEKEDKVDIDRNINEFRNYSKGESIPLVDIRRNTTANISDETLQPSTDHTYSKSKCKIKAEINNKNILGNVNDYDHSKDSNSDALPSTSVKNISASRSSEYSAKTQLQLMTETEEVIPPFLSPFNPISSEVTLPCNQEINHKEILKTDKQHSQRAKNANRSLRIFLDVTFWIVVITQSLHVFILIVFWTTMIDFSRDKNIDRSMEVYLLMVLPIAEIIGRLGLGWITDSNYVTRINFSILSFIIMGCSCSLMAWAREFYIVIISIFLFGIISSGLITMLPMIVFEFFDSTKHTMGQASRYCLFGPLSFLNGPLIGYFRDTVGSYSWLYHTLAVVSVACAALSALIPVLARIRDEKRKKKRTS